Proteins from a genomic interval of Zingiber officinale cultivar Zhangliang chromosome 2A, Zo_v1.1, whole genome shotgun sequence:
- the LOC122040580 gene encoding transcription termination factor MTERF8, chloroplastic-like, which yields MIRRLCAAVHRQLQVASSLGHRRTAAAASRPHLLGFVKPSSVSSVGAVDPSSLTASLLTRSCEISDHAALSISKKVKLDGLGQAVSVLALLKDYGFDDAHLVRLVDRLPRVLSMDVEKTLKPKLEFYCGISLVGTALQEILSASPWLLLTCSVENRLLPNAELLKSILKTNANLVGALKHTPWLITFDTRTVVLPKVDALRAYGVPDEVILVLFTRYSYALLTDAARFNDAFDEIKKMGICQKKPIFAHALGALAGLPKKKREEKVENLRALGWSQNHILEAFAKHPHIVLASIEKIRKTAKFVEEKLGWTPENTVKNPSLLSMSLEKRMMPRYAVLSILMHKGLIKTGFTGKHFLISSNKFQMNFVTKYRDEAPEIVEAYQRSEIR from the coding sequence ATGATTCGACGTCTCTGCGCCGCCGTCCACCGTCAACTTCAGGTGGCCTCCAGTCTCGGCCATCGTCGGACCGCTGCCGCCGCCTCTCGTCCACACCTTCTGGGTTTTGTGAAACCCTCTTCTGTCTCCTCCGTCGGCGCCGTTGATCCCTCATCCCTGACCGCCTCCTTGCTCACGAGATCGTGCGAGATCTCCGACCATGCCGCCCTCTCCATCTCCAAGAAAGTCAAGCTCGACGGCCTTGGCCAAGCGGTCTCGGTGCTAGCCCTCCTCAAGGACTACGGCTTCGACGACGCCCATCTAGTCCGCCTCGTCGACCGCCTTCCTCGTGTCCTCTCGATGGACGTCGAGAAGACCTTGAAGCCCAAGCTGGAGTTCTATTGCGGGATCAGCCTCGTCGGAACCGCCCTCCAGGAGATCCTGTCAGCGAGCCCCTGGCTTCTCCTCACGTGCAGTGTAGAGAACCGATTGCTCCCCAACGCCGAACTCCTCAAATCGATTTTGAAAACGAATGCGAACCTCGTGGGTGCCCTAAAGCATACGCCTTGGTTGATCACCTTCGACACCAGAACTGTCGTTCTTCCCAAGGTCGATGCTCTGCGTGCATACGGCGTGCCCGATGAGGTAATCTTGGTGCTTTTTACCCGCTACAGCTACGCTTTGCTGACAGATGCAGCTCGATTCAATGATGCCTTTGACGAGATAAAGAAGATGGGTATCTGTCAGAAGAAACCCATTTTCGCCCATGCCCTCGGGGCGCTTGCTGGATTGCCCaagaagaagagggaggagaaAGTGGAGAACTTGAGGGCATTGGGGTGGTCGCAAAATCACATCTTGGAGGCCTTCGCAAAGCATCCTCACATTGTGCTGGCATCGATTGAGAAGATAAGGAAGACTGCCAAGTTTGTGGAAGAGAAGCTGGGATGGACACCGGAGAACACAGTGAAGAATCCGAGTCTTCTTTCGATGAGCCTGGAGAAGAGGATGATGCCCAGGTATGCCGTCCTGAGCATTCTCATGCACAAGGGATTAATCAAGACTGGCTTCACAGGGAAACATTTTCTGATTTCGAGCAACAAGTTCCAAATGAATTTTGTGACCAAGTATCGAGACGAAGCTCCAGAGATAGTTGAAGCTTATCAAAGAAGTGAAATCAGATAG